The Ostrea edulis chromosome 1, xbOstEdul1.1, whole genome shotgun sequence genomic sequence aaaatacaatcaatcattgctACTTTACCCCGAACCTGTCTTATATAttacatctttgaaataaattcccttggttgatgtttgtttatataGTTGAACATACAACTGTAACCTTCGCGACACTATAAAGCCCGGCCAGTGGTGGAtctaaaaggggggggggggttaacgtAAAGATAGTAAATATGACActgataaaatttgttttatgtcGACGTTATGCAGATGTTCCTCAGACATGATTAAGACTATGTTAATATATACTAGAGAAGACCCTTTTTTATTCTTACGCGATCATATCAGTCgtgttttctacatttcaaagttcatgcgatAAATCGCTCTATCAGTACAGAGAGGTTGCCTATAACGGATCACTTCGTGGTTTAGCGTCGATTATAACATGAATAGTGGTACCATATATAACTTAAActattgtatatatcatttctcAATAAGCACTTAATAAATAGGAATTATTGTTGTTTGTTAATGAGCACAGTAGTCGCCTTTACCGGATCATTTTCTCCATTACCGAATCACGTGATTTACAGCTGAGCATTTTTGTTAGGGACAATGTCAACATGCATTTTTATGTCGTAATAAACACGAAGAAAGAAATGATGACACAAATATTCTTTTGTGTGACCTTAACATGAATCATTCAATATTTTACCCGTCAATatatggaaatttaaaaaagaatatcgGGTAATGCAGCTGAAAACGAAAACGGGCTAcatgacaatttaaaaaaaattaccatataTCCATAAAAGGTTTAATAAATCACAATTACCCCGTGTGtgtttgtaaaattaaattactttaaAGTCAGTCTAATTCACCTTAAAcatttattcaagaaatgcaaatttacatatagcCTATACTGGGATAGCCCAGCtgtcaatcattttaaaatgaatcccATTTAAAAGGACCCCTTTCATTGGAGAAAATTTGCAAACAATTCCCAAAATTTCTCAATTTCGAGACAATGTTGCcagatatatttctaaaatgATAACTACTGTCAAAAACACAGAAAAGGTCCTCtgctattaaaacaaaaacctgGCTGATTGTATGTTAATTAAACATTCTTCAATCTaaacaaataattcaataaatttcTCATTCTAAAAGAACCCCGTCCTCAAAACTAGTGAGCTCCCTGAATAATATCGAGAAATAGAATACTAGATAATTTATGtacgaaattgatcactgttcgttatcttcaccttgcatttaaccatcgagtttgtatctctgctggtggacagtctgtccccgaggatacttgtcgctcgatatatgttccgtcctattgcttataggagttatgagattgaccactgttcgttatcttcaccttgcattgtacAAAAAAACTGACATATCTATAAGTCAAGTTCAGAGGCTGTTTATCATCTATAAAGTATACAATTTCATCGCATCCCCCTCTTTTAATTGAGACAAAATTGTCttcaatttatcaaataaagTTGAAGCATTCACATTTTCAAGTATGTATTTGCAGGGAAGCACAACACCGCCCCCTTCCTCATTTGGCTCGGGCCATGGAGGAAAACTTACTACTGGCTGTCCTGTCACCTCGGCAAATATTTCGCCGCCATTATCCAAAATGTTACGAAAATGTGCAGATAGGCATTTTGGTACATGTCCAATAGGTAGCCCAGCTATGTCACTAACTTTCAGCTGACGTTTTTCATCTGTAATGTCATTATGAATATTTGGGGGGAAATTATTCAATGGTGGAAGCCACACCAAACAAGCATTGCTGTCTTTTATGTTTGAATATTCTCGGTCAACAATTAATCGAGTTGGAGGAGGGGTATATGGGGGACGAATTTTAAACACATGATAGCCTTTCACAACACATTTGTCAATGATAATTTTCGTAGAAGCTAAACTGCTGGATTGCTCAACATGCGCGATTTCACCATCCACAGcaggctaaaaaaaaaaaaaaagaagaaaaaaacttgaggtaaattcaaaatgtaaaagagTAGTAGGATAGGGTGTATATTATATAGAAGATTTGTTACAGAAAAACACATTATATGTCATGGTAGTCTCACTTACAGTATAAAGTTTGGCAATttacacattataatatatacatgtattgttgttgTCGATTCCTTGTTATTTACGTGCAGATGTACACTAGTGGAgtataaaatcacaaaaatgaaCATTCAGTTAAATCCTGTAATTTTTTGGGCACACAAAGTTTTCATTCACATCAATTACATGAGATAAACATTCTGTGTGCATTCAACTGTTATAGTTAACGAATTCAAAGCTTCTTCTATTCCGTAAATCATACTGAGTGATTCTGAAGGATGACGTTTACCTATTGTCCAATGTGACCGGTTGGTATAGAAATGAATAGAGGAATTCCAACACCACTTTCTTGATTGACTGTTCATTTGTACTTACATTATATAATGCTCTTCGGactctctctcttctctttgGGGACATTCTCTTTCCACATGCTTTATATTTCCTAGCAATGTTTGCTGCTGATTTTTGAGTAGGTGTATTTCCACCAGTTTTAGTTTTCAGTTTTTTTGGGGGCATATCTGAAAATCCAAATAATTATGTAATGTTGAAAGAGAATTGATGCAAATGATTGAGATAGCATGTTTTcacttgtgtttcttttttatttcaactaaATATACGGAAAtcgaatttgaaaaataaattttgacaaGATCCCTTTCACTCAAAATATATCACTACCGTCAGAAGCAGTGATTCGATATAGGAAACCTAGCGACCTGCAACTTTATATctaatataattataatctGATTTCCCAACAAGATGATGTTTTTATAGGTTTTAGATGAGTATTTCTACCAAACATCTGTAACAATTTTACTTACCTGCATTGTATCGTTCCCGGCGAAATTTGATGGAAAAGTGAAAGTTGTCTGCTTCACACGGTGTTTCTAATCTACGTCACGACAATGCTTGATGTTGTTTTACGtgaaattatgataatgaacaagttgaaaataattttttaatgataattgATGTTAGGAAGAATAACTCTTTATGACAGGATACTTTATACTATGTATTGGACTTCGAATCAGGAAAATATGGAACTAATACTTTAATGTGATTCGGTAATGGAGACGATTCTATATAGGCAACCTCACTGTAGATGTCTTagcattgaaataaaaagtccatgtaattagagagcattgtcaggtttattttttttttaaatgcttgggaataaaaattcctagcttcgttaatgtcgaaccttgtctttgaggatactatttacaaacaatgattGATTACAACAGCAtaaaaataaatcctactttccctaGCAAGATTCGCAAAGATTACATGATCATAATTTTATTGGAAATTAACCGTAGCGCAtactacatatctatatataaaaaattgtagacttttataatatcaaagaaaatgatttataaatgatcaattgagaaacattattattatttagtCATAGAGATTTACACATAAGCCGCTTTACACTTTTTAGTAGATCACAAgtaaatattgacattttcccACGAAACAACTATGAAGTAacgcattttttcattataacgtcataaagcgcgaagtgcactgaggtatagtatagggttattgaacttataatGGTGAATctataacccttttattatatagctaaagtatttagttgttaaattatatcccttgtCACTCacaatactccaaaatagacgaggattcatcaatattggcatctttAGAAGTTAaaggtgtgcaatatcagcatgcatttcttaacagTTCAATATTAAACACGTTATTAATGCATGAAACAAACTGATTTAGTGAATAGGGATATCATaatttatatacagtaaaacattttgtttaaatgaatgaatatgatatcaaataccggctctgtcagattcggaggaccgtcgtttgccttgtttacgtcgttacggtaacgtcaatattgaacgctcatactcggaatgtttcgggcacACACAatatttacgcaatgcaaagttaacattcaataaattctcaggatattgacgctaacattctctagattttac encodes the following:
- the LOC125667806 gene encoding uncharacterized protein LOC125667806; the protein is MPPKKLKTKTGGNTPTQKSAANIARKYKACGKRMSPKRRERVRRALYNPAVDGEIAHVEQSSSLASTKIIIDKCVVKGYHVFKIRPPYTPPPTRLIVDREYSNIKDSNACLVWLPPLNNFPPNIHNDITDEKRQLKVSDIAGLPIGHVPKCLSAHFRNILDNGGEIFAEVTGQPVVSFPPWPEPNEEGGGVVLPCKYILENVNASTLFDKLKTILSQLKEGDAMKLYTL